The Chitinivibrionia bacterium genome has a window encoding:
- a CDS encoding glycosyl transferase gives MSIPKIIHYCWFGGNPLPNYAVKYIETWKKYFPDYKIIEWNENNYDVHKIPYTSEAYNAKKYAFVSDYARFDVLYEFGGIYFDVDVEVIKPFGEILNDTGFMGTESRGIIAAGLGMGCNAGLEVVNEILEHYRNDHFLSDSGINLKTVVLRITEILTEKGFDTKKKGLQKIAGFTIYPPQYFAPQNPQTLVTKIVPKTVSMHHYWLGDEKNSVSWITDAHKRELLFRNKFFGFWGDNVFSSLLFRVIIKFRLKEFVAKILIDCDKKDVEIR, from the coding sequence ATGTCAATACCCAAAATAATTCATTACTGTTGGTTTGGTGGCAATCCGTTGCCTAATTACGCCGTAAAATACATTGAAACTTGGAAAAAATATTTTCCCGACTATAAAATAATAGAGTGGAATGAAAACAATTACGACGTTCATAAGATACCCTATACCTCAGAGGCATATAATGCCAAAAAATACGCATTTGTAAGCGATTATGCGAGATTTGATGTATTATACGAATTCGGCGGAATTTATTTTGATGTAGATGTAGAAGTGATTAAACCGTTTGGTGAAATATTAAATGATACTGGATTTATGGGAACAGAATCACGCGGCATCATTGCTGCAGGGCTTGGGATGGGATGCAATGCAGGACTTGAAGTTGTGAATGAAATTTTAGAACACTACAGAAATGACCATTTTTTATCCGATAGCGGAATAAATCTTAAAACCGTTGTTCTTCGCATTACTGAGATATTGACCGAAAAAGGGTTTGATACAAAGAAAAAAGGCTTACAAAAAATCGCAGGTTTTACAATTTATCCACCTCAATATTTTGCCCCACAAAATCCGCAAACATTAGTCACCAAAATAGTTCCAAAAACAGTGTCTATGCATCATTATTGGCTTGGAGATGAAAAAAATTCAGTTTCGTGGATAACAGATGCACACAAAAGGGAGTTGCTTTTTCGGAATAAATTTTTTGGTTTTTGGGGTGATAATGTTTTTTCATCATTACTTTTTAGGGTAATTATAAAATTCCGACTTAAAGAGTTTGTCGCAAAAATACTAATTGACTGCGATAAAAAAGACGTGGAAATACGATGA
- a CDS encoding glycosyltransferase: MAKDNCQVIHISISDNCGGSSLAGLRLHSAMLSAGIDSKYLVYDKLIADRNDIIQITKNRFVKYFRAIIKRIFERAIYLVSGKLNNQRGCFYFCCGYDDILKHDDLKKCDVIYFHGVLDECINYKSLRKILALNKKTYWFLHDCFSFTGGCAHPFECEKYTSECRNCPYWGGFSLFDCAQNEYRQKYKIIGRVNNLAFIAPSSWMLGVAKKSAIVKNKAVHHIPNMVNPRNFKIIDKTVARSLFSIDSAKKIIGFGAASATTNPYKGWEYMKNALNILAKKSNSPQDIEILIFGCNYQKEIADSLPFKTHFLGFLQDEYSAAMAYNAMDVFVVSSLAENFPQTIIESLACNAPVVAFDVGGIPNIVNGKTGYLAKYKDCDDLAHGINLILSEKEKLNVRQYVEKYFPEPILQKHFEIWKTT; the protein is encoded by the coding sequence TTGGCGAAAGATAACTGCCAAGTAATCCACATCAGTATATCAGATAATTGTGGTGGTAGTTCTTTGGCGGGATTACGCTTGCATTCGGCAATGTTAAGTGCCGGAATTGATTCAAAATATTTGGTTTATGATAAATTAATCGCAGATAGAAACGATATTATACAAATCACAAAAAACCGATTTGTTAAATATTTCAGGGCAATCATAAAAAGAATATTTGAACGTGCAATATATCTTGTTTCAGGAAAACTTAATAATCAAAGAGGTTGTTTCTATTTTTGTTGCGGATACGATGATATACTAAAACACGATGATTTGAAAAAATGTGATGTGATTTATTTTCACGGTGTTTTGGATGAATGCATAAATTATAAATCTCTGAGAAAAATATTGGCTTTAAATAAAAAAACTTATTGGTTTTTACACGATTGCTTTTCTTTCACAGGAGGGTGCGCACATCCGTTTGAATGCGAAAAATATACAAGTGAATGCCGAAATTGTCCGTATTGGGGCGGTTTTTCGCTTTTTGACTGTGCCCAAAATGAGTATAGGCAAAAGTACAAAATTATCGGCAGGGTGAATAATTTGGCATTTATCGCTCCAAGTTCTTGGATGCTGGGCGTCGCAAAAAAATCCGCTATCGTCAAAAATAAAGCAGTTCACCATATTCCCAATATGGTAAATCCTCGAAATTTCAAGATAATTGATAAAACAGTTGCCCGTTCATTATTTTCGATTGACAGTGCAAAAAAAATCATTGGTTTTGGGGCGGCAAGTGCGACCACAAATCCCTATAAGGGCTGGGAATATATGAAAAACGCGCTTAACATTTTAGCAAAAAAAAGCAATTCGCCTCAAGATATTGAGATTTTAATTTTTGGATGTAATTACCAAAAGGAGATAGCTGATTCTTTGCCGTTCAAAACGCATTTTCTGGGTTTTCTGCAAGACGAATATTCTGCGGCAATGGCGTATAATGCTATGGATGTGTTTGTGGTTTCGTCATTGGCTGAAAATTTTCCGCAAACAATAATTGAAAGTTTGGCGTGCAATGCTCCCGTAGTTGCTTTTGATGTTGGCGGAATACCCAATATAGTAAATGGGAAAACAGGGTATTTGGCAAAATACAAAGACTGCGACGATTTAGCGCACGGAATAAATCTTATATTGTCTGAAAAAGAAAAACTTAATGTTCGGCAATACGTTGAAAAATATTTTCCCGAACCAATTTTGCAGAAACATTTTGAGATTTGGAAAACCACCTAA